The Nitriliruptor alkaliphilus DSM 45188 genome includes a region encoding these proteins:
- a CDS encoding Gfo/Idh/MocA family protein, with translation MTTQTLGVAMNGVTGRMGYRQHLLRSILAIREQGGVTLADGSRVQLEPVLVGRNAGKLEEIARRHGVARHTTDLDEVLRDDGISIYFDAQLTQVREKSLVAAIDAGKHIYTEKPVAESLEGAIDLARRADAAGIKHGVVHDKLYLPGLIKLARLIEGGFFGRILSVRGEFGYWVFEGDWQTAQRPSWNYRSEEGGGITIDMFCHWNYVLEQLFGRVEAVTAKAVTHIGERWDEDGHRYDATADDSAYGIFELEGGVVAQINSSWSTRLNRDELVEFQVDGTEGSAVAGLFGCKVQSRANTPKPVWNPDLPTNERFRDQWLEVPDNDTFDNGFKMQWEQFVRHVVEDAPHPYDFWSGARGNQLAEAGLTSSREGRRIELDRIAP, from the coding sequence ATGACCACGCAGACCCTCGGCGTCGCGATGAACGGCGTGACCGGCAGGATGGGGTACCGCCAGCACCTGCTGCGTTCCATCCTCGCCATCCGCGAGCAAGGCGGCGTCACCCTGGCGGACGGCAGCCGCGTCCAGTTGGAGCCCGTGCTGGTCGGGCGCAACGCCGGCAAGCTCGAGGAGATCGCGCGTCGCCACGGCGTCGCTCGTCACACCACCGACCTCGACGAGGTGTTGCGCGACGACGGGATCTCGATCTACTTCGACGCGCAGCTGACCCAGGTACGTGAGAAGTCGCTGGTCGCCGCCATCGATGCCGGCAAGCACATCTACACCGAGAAGCCGGTGGCTGAGTCGTTGGAAGGCGCGATCGATCTGGCTCGACGTGCCGACGCGGCTGGCATCAAGCACGGCGTCGTCCACGACAAGCTCTACCTCCCCGGGCTCATCAAGCTGGCTCGCTTGATCGAGGGCGGCTTCTTCGGTCGCATCCTGTCGGTGCGTGGCGAGTTCGGGTACTGGGTGTTCGAGGGCGATTGGCAGACCGCCCAGCGACCCAGCTGGAACTACCGTTCCGAGGAGGGTGGGGGCATCACCATCGACATGTTCTGCCACTGGAACTACGTGCTCGAGCAGCTCTTCGGCCGCGTGGAGGCGGTGACCGCCAAGGCCGTGACCCACATCGGGGAGCGGTGGGACGAGGACGGCCACCGCTACGACGCGACCGCTGACGACAGCGCCTACGGCATCTTCGAGCTCGAGGGCGGTGTGGTGGCACAGATCAACTCTTCGTGGAGCACCCGACTCAACCGCGACGAGCTGGTCGAGTTCCAGGTCGATGGGACGGAAGGGTCGGCGGTCGCCGGGCTGTTCGGTTGCAAGGTCCAGTCACGGGCCAACACCCCGAAGCCGGTGTGGAACCCCGACCTGCCGACCAACGAGCGCTTCCGCGACCAGTGGCTCGAGGTCCCGGACAACGACACGTTCGACAACGGCTTCAAGATGCAGTGGGAGCAGTTCGTCCGCCACGTCGTCGAGGACGCACCGCACCCGTACGACTTCTGGTCGGGTGCCCGCGGCAACCAGCTCGCCGAGGCTGGCCTGACCTCGTCGAGGGAGGGCCGACGCATCGAGCTGGACCGGATCGCGCCGTGA